Proteins encoded together in one Amblyomma americanum isolate KBUSLIRL-KWMA chromosome 1, ASM5285725v1, whole genome shotgun sequence window:
- the LOC144124232 gene encoding uncharacterized protein LOC144124232: MKKTYADNHKPTTAIAGAEAVPSKQSTNTRKPSENATNPRKAATGAGDLYSPPSTRSQKDRCKKEMEKVEDSMSEASKPSKPKFDADTGRSDLKELRSAPRAKGARSSPNISAGPSAASLGHERARDKYSFHEGQGTAKGPAEGAVQNWQLRQIQVKVSSPWEQLLKIGEAVSGSSHRSMTRQTQLTHYFSFAF, translated from the exons atgaagaaaacgtacGCGGACAACCACAAGCCGACCACAGCGATAGCCGGAGCAGAAGCAGTACCAAGCAAGCAGTCGACGAACACCCGCAAGCCCTCCGAGAACGCGACTAATCCTCGGAAGGCAGCGACAGGAGCGGGCGACCTGTATTCACCGCCGAGTACTCGGTCGCAGAAGGATCGATGCAAGAAGGAAATGGAGAAGGTGGAGGACTCCATGTCAGAGGCCAGCAAGCCCTCAAAACCGAAGTTTGACGCCGACACGGGCCGCTCCGATTTGAAGGAGCTGAGGAGCGCCCCCCGAGCGAAAGGTGCTCGTTCGAGTCCCAACATCTCGGCAGGACCGAGCGCGGCCTCACTTGGACACGAGCGCGCAAGGGACAAGTATAGCTTCCATGAGGGCCAAGGGACCGCAAAAGGCCCTGCTGAAG GCGCCGTCCAAAACTGGCAACTCCGTCAGATTCAAGTGAAAGTTTCCTCGCCATGGGAGCAGCTACTCAAAATTGGCGAAGCTGTCTCTGGGAGCAGTCATCGGTCAATGACCAGACAGACGCAACTCACCCATTATTTTAGTTTTGCCTTTTAA